In the Rhizobium sp. N324 genome, one interval contains:
- a CDS encoding ISNCY-like element ISRel10 family transposase, producing MSFMITMSQKELHRLELIQKIRDERLSVVQAAERLDLSRSQVHRLLQAYDRDGPAGLVSKKRSRPSNRRHSEEFRNAALNLIRERYLDFGPTLAREKLIELHRISVAKETLRQWMTEAGIWVSRRERKKRVFQPRGRRDCFGELVQIDGSHHWWFENRGPKCALLVYIDDATGKLLHLRFAGSENTFDYLHATKAYLQQWGKPLAFYSDKHGVFRSTHASEKDRTSGLTQFGRALYELNIDIICANTPQAKGRVERANQTLQDRLVKEMRLRGIDTIEEANAYAPEFIADFNARFGKQPRNPKDMHRPLADHENLDGAMCRKEVRTLSQALTLRYDKVLFILDPTDLSRSLAGKKVVVCDYPDGRLEIMHESFALPYRTFDTLRSVHRAEVVDNKRLDDMLSVVAELQAGREQQRSKGGPRRTGQTDHMFGIRDGSTGNGYQKRGRKPRTDYMNDPAVIARREKALLRQPAAE from the coding sequence ATGTCCTTTATGATCACTATGTCGCAGAAAGAATTGCATCGCCTCGAACTCATCCAGAAGATCCGTGACGAACGCCTGAGCGTTGTGCAGGCCGCCGAACGGCTCGACCTCAGTCGAAGTCAGGTCCATCGGCTGCTGCAGGCCTATGACCGGGATGGTCCGGCCGGGCTTGTTTCCAAGAAGCGATCGCGACCGAGCAACCGGCGCCATAGCGAGGAGTTTCGCAATGCGGCGCTGAATCTGATCCGTGAACGCTATCTGGATTTCGGTCCGACGCTGGCGCGTGAGAAGCTGATCGAGCTGCACCGGATCTCGGTCGCCAAGGAGACCCTGCGGCAATGGATGACCGAGGCCGGCATCTGGGTCTCGCGTCGGGAACGCAAGAAGCGGGTTTTCCAGCCACGCGGCCGACGTGATTGCTTTGGCGAACTGGTACAGATCGATGGCTCGCATCACTGGTGGTTCGAGAACCGTGGGCCCAAATGCGCCCTGCTCGTCTATATCGACGACGCCACCGGCAAGCTGCTGCATCTACGGTTTGCCGGCTCGGAGAACACCTTCGACTATCTGCACGCGACCAAGGCCTATCTGCAGCAATGGGGCAAACCGCTGGCCTTCTACAGTGACAAGCACGGCGTCTTTCGTTCGACCCATGCGTCGGAGAAGGACCGGACGAGCGGCCTGACACAATTCGGCCGCGCGCTTTATGAGCTGAACATCGACATCATCTGTGCCAATACCCCGCAGGCCAAAGGCCGCGTCGAACGTGCGAACCAGACACTGCAGGATCGGCTGGTCAAGGAAATGCGGCTGCGCGGCATCGACACGATCGAGGAAGCCAACGCCTATGCGCCTGAGTTCATTGCGGATTTCAACGCGCGTTTTGGCAAACAGCCGCGTAATCCGAAGGACATGCACCGGCCGTTGGCCGACCACGAGAACCTCGATGGCGCCATGTGCCGCAAGGAAGTTCGCACGCTGTCGCAGGCTTTGACGCTGCGCTATGACAAGGTGCTGTTCATCCTTGATCCGACAGATCTTTCCAGGTCCCTGGCGGGTAAGAAGGTCGTCGTTTGCGACTATCCGGACGGGCGCCTCGAGATCATGCACGAGAGCTTTGCCCTGCCCTACCGAACCTTTGACACGTTACGCTCCGTGCATCGCGCCGAGGTCGTCGATAACAAGCGGTTGGACGACATGCTGTCTGTTGTCGCCGAGCTGCAGGCTGGGCGGGAGCAGCAGCGCAGCAAGGGCGGACCACGGCGAACTGGGCAGACGGACCATATGTTCGGCATTCGCGATGGCAGCACGGGGAACGGCTACCAGAAGCGTGGACGCAAGCCGAGAACGGATTACATGAACGATCCGGCGGTGATCGCACGGCGGGAGAAAGCGTTATTGAGGCAGCCGGCTGCGGAATAA